The following is a genomic window from Opitutus sp. GAS368.
GAACGCATGGATTCTTCACTTCGTTCAGAATGACAGGAAACGGGTATTTGTTGGGTTTGAAAATACTCCGTAGTGGTGACTGCCTGCTTCTCTCAGATCCCCATCTGGCTTTAGCGGCTGATTAGGCCGGCTGAAACGTCCGGCCCGGTCCACATTGCCTTTGACCGGCACCAGCGTCTGTCGTTAGGTCTTTGGCTCTTTAACTCCCAGCTCCGCGCTCCCTGCTCTCCGCTCATGTCCACGAACCCGACCATCATCTACACGAAGACCGACGAGGCCCCCGCGCTCGCCACCTACTCCCTCCTGCCGATCGTGCAGGCCTTCACCAAGCACGCGGGCATCAACATTGAGACGCGCGACATCTCCGTCGCCGCCCGCATCCTGGCCGCCTTCTCCGACCTCCTGCCGGCGGAACAACGCGTGCCCGACGCCCTCGCCGAGCTGGGCGCCCTGACCCTCAAGCCCGAGGCCAACATCATCAAGCTGCCCAACATCTCCGCCTCCGTCCCGCAGCTGAAGGAGGCCATCGCCGAGCTCCAGGCCCACGGCTACAAGCTCCCCGACTTCCCCGAGGTCCCGAAGACCGAGGCCGAGAAGGACGCCAAGGCCCGCTACGCGAAAGTCATGGGTTCCGCCGTCAACCCGGTCCTCCGCGAGGGCAACTCCGACCGCCGCGCCCCGAAGGCCGTCAAGGACTACGCCCGCGCCCACCCGCACTCCATGGGCAAGTGGTCCCCCGACTCCAAGACCTCCGTCGGCACCATGGGTCACGACGATTTCTTCTCGAACGAGAAGTCCGTCACCGTAGCGGCCGCGACCACCGTCAAAATCGAGTTCGTCCCGGCCCCCGCTGGAGACGGGACTATCAGTCCCGTGGTCGTCCTGAAGGAAAAGACCCCGTTGAAGGCCGGCGAGATCCTCGACGCCACGTTCATGAACCGGAACGCCCTCGGGGCCTTCTTCGCCCAGCAGATCGCCAAGGCCAAGAAGGACGGCGTCCTCTTCTCGCTCCACCTCAAGGCCACCATGATGAAGGTCTCCGACCCGATCATGTTCGGCCTCTGCGTCCGCGTGTTCTTCAAGGATCTCTTCACGAAGCACACCGCCACCCTCGCCCGGCTCGGCGTCGACCTGAACAACGGTTTCGGCGATCTCGTCGAGAAGATCCAGACCCTGCCCGCCGCCGAGAAGGCCGCGATCGAGGCCGACATCGCCGCCGTGTTCGCCGCCCGCCCGGGCGTCGCCATGGTCAACTCCGACAAGGGCATCACCAACCTCCACGTCCCGAGCGACGTCATCGTCGACGCCTCGATGCCCGCGATGATCCGAACCTCCGGTCAGATGTGGAACGCCCAGGGCAAGGGCCAGGACACCCTCTGCGTCATCCCCGACAGCAGTTACGCCGGCGTTTACGCCACCACGATCGACTTCTGCAAAAAGC
Proteins encoded in this region:
- a CDS encoding NADP-dependent isocitrate dehydrogenase, with the translated sequence MSTNPTIIYTKTDEAPALATYSLLPIVQAFTKHAGINIETRDISVAARILAAFSDLLPAEQRVPDALAELGALTLKPEANIIKLPNISASVPQLKEAIAELQAHGYKLPDFPEVPKTEAEKDAKARYAKVMGSAVNPVLREGNSDRRAPKAVKDYARAHPHSMGKWSPDSKTSVGTMGHDDFFSNEKSVTVAAATTVKIEFVPAPAGDGTISPVVVLKEKTPLKAGEILDATFMNRNALGAFFAQQIAKAKKDGVLFSLHLKATMMKVSDPIMFGLCVRVFFKDLFTKHTATLARLGVDLNNGFGDLVEKIQTLPAAEKAAIEADIAAVFAARPGVAMVNSDKGITNLHVPSDVIVDASMPAMIRTSGQMWNAQGKGQDTLCVIPDSSYAGVYATTIDFCKKHGAFDPKTMGSVPNVGLMAQAAEEYGSHNKTFKIPGKGIVRVTDDTGKVLFEHLVDEGDIWRACQTKDAPVQDWVKLAVNRARLSNTPAIFWLDEKRAHDAQIIAKVKTYLAQHDTKGLDIKILAPAAACLATLERLKAGQDTISVTGNVLRDYLTDLFPILEVGTSAKMLSIVPLMNGGGLFETGAGGSAPKHVEQFLQENYLRWDSLGEFFALAASFEHLAITQKHAQAKVLADTLDQANGKFLENDKSPGRKLGTIDNRGSHFYLALYWAQALAAQTSDLKLQSIFKPIAEKLATSEKQIVQELLAVQGKPADVGGYYQPDDAKASAALRPSATLNAILAQL